Proteins from a genomic interval of Corynebacterium freiburgense:
- the murG gene encoding undecaprenyldiphospho-muramoylpentapeptide beta-N-acetylglucosaminyltransferase, whose amino-acid sequence MVNIVVAGGGTAGHIEPALAVADALREQGANVTALGTERGLETDLIPKRGYKLDLIDPVPVPRKLNVDLILLPFRVLKAVHQTRNILKAAKADALIGFGGYVSAPAYVAARTLGLPYFVHEANARAGLANKLGVWLGGTGLNAVPGSGMRGDVVGVPIRANLSGTQSEETRQEGYQAWGLDPNKPTLLVTGGSQGARSLNLALADACEAITTAGIQILHAYGKKNEAPPVHPGYVAVPYIDRMDLAYAISDLVVCRAGAMTVAEVTAAGLPAIYVPLPHGNGEQALNAQSVISAGAATLIYDSDLTAQGLATQVKAILGDPEIHDSMVDAARRSGLGHAAEEIARRILNSQKS is encoded by the coding sequence GTGGTGAATATCGTTGTGGCGGGTGGCGGTACAGCTGGGCATATTGAACCGGCACTAGCCGTAGCGGATGCACTACGGGAGCAGGGGGCGAATGTGACCGCGTTAGGCACGGAACGCGGTCTGGAAACTGATCTGATCCCAAAGCGCGGATACAAACTTGATTTAATTGACCCAGTCCCGGTGCCCCGAAAACTCAATGTGGATCTTATATTGCTTCCATTTCGAGTGCTCAAGGCCGTACATCAGACTCGAAATATCCTAAAAGCAGCCAAAGCCGATGCGCTTATTGGATTTGGGGGGTATGTTTCCGCTCCCGCGTATGTGGCGGCACGCACTCTTGGTTTACCGTATTTTGTACATGAGGCAAATGCTCGCGCAGGTCTGGCTAATAAGCTTGGCGTGTGGCTTGGCGGTACCGGCCTTAATGCGGTCCCTGGCTCGGGCATGCGTGGCGACGTCGTGGGCGTGCCGATTCGCGCAAACCTTTCCGGCACCCAGTCTGAGGAGACCAGGCAGGAAGGTTACCAAGCATGGGGTCTAGACCCTAATAAACCAACTCTTTTGGTTACTGGCGGCTCCCAAGGTGCCCGCTCCCTTAACCTTGCACTTGCTGATGCTTGTGAAGCGATTACTACTGCTGGCATTCAAATCCTTCACGCATATGGAAAGAAAAATGAAGCTCCACCAGTGCATCCCGGCTATGTGGCCGTTCCATATATTGATCGAATGGATTTAGCATACGCAATTTCTGACCTGGTAGTGTGTCGTGCCGGAGCGATGACCGTTGCGGAAGTAACAGCAGCCGGACTCCCTGCAATCTATGTACCTTTGCCACATGGCAATGGTGAGCAAGCACTGAATGCACAATCGGTCATTAGTGCGGGTGCAGCAACTCTTATTTATGACTCTGATCTCACGGCGCAAGGATTAGCTACCCAAGTAAAAGCAATCCTTGGAGATCCCGAAATCCATGACAGCATGGTTGATGCTGCCCGGAGGAGCGGACTTGGCCACGCGGCGGAAGAAATCGCACGCCGCATTCTCAACTCTCAGAAAAGCTAA
- the ftsZ gene encoding cell division protein FtsZ translates to MTSPNNYLAVIKVVGVGGGGANAVNRMIEEGLKGVEFIAVNTDSQALMFSDAEVKLDIGREATRGLGAGANPEVGRTSAEDHKSEIEETLRGADMVFVTAGEGGGTGTGAAPVVANIAKKLGALTVGVVTRPFSFEGNRRARQAEEGIEALREVCDTLIVIPNDRLMQLGEPNMSLVDAFRNADQVLHDGVQGITNLITTPGVINVDFADVRSVMQDAGSALMGIGSARGENRARAAAEQAVNSPLLESTMAGAKGVLLSFAGGSDLGLQEVNEAAHCVKELADDDVNLIFGTIIDDNLGDEIRVTVIAAGFDPATNNAATVTQLNKKAEKPLEKEPENPTPAPRESLFADVEEEPTPAPAPRAYEARAGEARNRLQHGGMFTGNDSRNHNDEDDLGVPSFLR, encoded by the coding sequence ATGACCTCTCCGAACAATTACCTCGCCGTAATCAAGGTTGTCGGTGTCGGTGGTGGCGGCGCAAACGCTGTAAACCGCATGATCGAAGAGGGGTTGAAGGGCGTCGAATTTATCGCCGTCAATACGGACTCCCAAGCGCTGATGTTCTCCGATGCCGAAGTCAAACTGGATATCGGACGTGAAGCAACCCGTGGCCTCGGTGCTGGCGCAAACCCTGAGGTGGGTCGGACCTCAGCGGAAGACCATAAAAGCGAAATCGAAGAGACCCTTCGTGGCGCAGATATGGTCTTTGTTACCGCAGGTGAAGGCGGCGGAACTGGGACCGGTGCGGCGCCGGTCGTCGCTAATATCGCCAAAAAACTTGGCGCGCTGACCGTCGGTGTAGTTACCCGCCCCTTTAGCTTTGAAGGTAATCGCCGTGCTCGGCAAGCCGAAGAAGGTATCGAAGCCCTGCGTGAAGTTTGCGATACCCTTATTGTTATTCCAAACGATCGGCTTATGCAGCTTGGTGAACCAAATATGTCTTTGGTGGATGCATTCCGAAATGCCGACCAAGTACTTCATGATGGTGTGCAGGGCATTACAAACCTGATTACCACCCCAGGCGTTATTAATGTTGACTTTGCCGACGTGCGTTCTGTTATGCAAGACGCAGGTTCTGCACTTATGGGCATTGGCTCAGCCCGTGGGGAAAACCGTGCCCGAGCGGCAGCTGAACAGGCCGTGAATTCTCCATTATTGGAATCTACAATGGCTGGTGCCAAGGGTGTTCTTCTATCATTTGCTGGAGGCTCCGACCTTGGCCTGCAGGAAGTCAATGAGGCTGCGCACTGCGTAAAAGAACTGGCCGATGATGATGTAAACCTTATTTTCGGCACCATTATCGATGACAACCTAGGCGATGAAATCCGCGTAACGGTAATTGCCGCAGGGTTTGATCCGGCAACGAATAATGCAGCAACAGTCACCCAGCTCAATAAAAAAGCTGAAAAGCCGCTTGAAAAGGAACCGGAAAACCCGACACCGGCGCCACGGGAATCTCTTTTTGCTGATGTTGAGGAAGAACCAACCCCCGCACCTGCGCCTCGGGCATATGAGGCACGCGCAGGTGAGGCACGGAATCGGCTACAGCATGGGGGCATGTTTACCGGCAATGATTCCCGGAATCATAATGATGAAGATGACCTAGGAGTGCCTAGTTTCCTACGATAA
- a CDS encoding cell division protein FtsQ/DivIB: protein MNRRIFYVLTAVLLIIAAVVVVYFTPLFSVKNFEVRGQEVTSTEEIIEASKLRGGDNLASIDARRAANDVATLPWIAKATVVRSWPDTVAIEVHERQAVMYVKRKDGEHLIDRTGTAFLIDTPPPGSIEIRGTKEDDAELFGKLGEIIESLSDLPEEIVAFEVPDPYSVTLVFDDGRTVEWGAPENNHDKAVATRIVLQREGQHWNVSDPIQVTVK from the coding sequence GTGAATCGAAGAATCTTTTATGTGCTTACCGCAGTGCTTCTTATTATCGCTGCGGTAGTTGTTGTGTATTTCACCCCGCTATTCAGTGTGAAGAATTTTGAGGTGCGGGGGCAAGAAGTGACAAGCACGGAAGAGATTATTGAGGCATCAAAGCTTCGTGGGGGGGATAACCTCGCAAGCATTGATGCCCGCCGCGCGGCAAATGACGTCGCAACGCTGCCGTGGATAGCCAAAGCGACGGTGGTGCGCTCTTGGCCTGACACGGTGGCTATTGAAGTCCACGAGCGGCAAGCCGTTATGTATGTAAAACGCAAAGACGGCGAGCATCTTATTGATCGCACGGGAACCGCATTTTTGATCGATACACCTCCACCCGGATCAATCGAGATTCGAGGGACAAAAGAAGACGATGCTGAACTTTTTGGCAAACTTGGTGAAATTATCGAATCACTGAGTGATCTTCCAGAAGAAATTGTTGCATTTGAAGTGCCAGACCCATATAGCGTCACACTCGTGTTTGATGATGGGCGAACAGTTGAGTGGGGGGCGCCAGAAAACAACCACGATAAGGCTGTGGCCACGCGAATTGTACTTCAGCGGGAAGGGCAACACTGGAATGTAAGTGACCCTATCCAAGTCACAGTGAAGTAG
- the pgeF gene encoding peptidoglycan editing factor PgeF: MGTIHDRPVRKVFTTRAGGVSRYPYDSFNLGDHVDDAPEAVRANRARLARVLGLPETNIVWMEQLHTNTVTVVSEPQAQPVEATDALVTTTKGLALAVLTADCVPVLLSDTEAGVVAAVHAGRIGARNGIVEKTVQAMLGLGAKPYQIHALLGPAASGARYEVPEAMAEDVEKHLPGARVTTKQGTSGLDIRKGIIRQLLALGVMAIDADPRCTIEDEAMFSYRRDGKTGRQAGLVWLQ, translated from the coding sequence ATGGGCACAATACATGATCGCCCCGTCCGCAAGGTATTTACTACCCGTGCCGGCGGGGTTTCCCGTTATCCGTATGATTCCTTTAATTTAGGCGACCATGTTGACGACGCCCCGGAAGCGGTGCGTGCAAACCGCGCGCGGCTCGCCAGGGTTCTTGGTTTGCCAGAAACCAATATTGTATGGATGGAACAACTTCATACAAATACTGTGACCGTAGTATCAGAACCCCAAGCCCAACCTGTGGAAGCAACCGATGCCTTGGTAACAACCACCAAAGGTTTAGCTTTAGCAGTACTTACTGCAGACTGTGTGCCTGTACTACTTTCTGATACTGAAGCAGGAGTGGTTGCAGCTGTACATGCCGGTCGCATCGGCGCTAGAAATGGAATTGTAGAAAAAACGGTGCAGGCAATGCTTGGGCTTGGTGCAAAGCCATACCAGATTCACGCACTACTTGGCCCCGCCGCATCTGGTGCGCGCTATGAAGTGCCTGAGGCAATGGCTGAAGATGTAGAAAAACATCTACCTGGGGCTCGTGTTACTACAAAGCAGGGCACAAGTGGGTTAGACATTAGGAAAGGTATTATCCGCCAATTGCTGGCCCTGGGCGTGATGGCAATTGACGCCGATCCGCGGTGCACTATTGAAGATGAGGCGATGTTTTCCTATAGGCGTGATGGGAAAACTGGCCGTCAAGCGGGACTAGTGTGGCTCCAATGA
- the murD gene encoding UDP-N-acetylmuramoyl-L-alanine--D-glutamate ligase: MFIQGHVLVAGAGVSGAGCARMLVDLGVEVTVADNDETARFRVGEATGAATIAPAEVDWANYSYVVTSPGWRPDTPLLLDAAANNIPVIGDVELAWRLDRDGAFGKPHTWMVVTGTNGKTTTTAMLAEMMKRGPKTAAAVGNIGVAVGDALTASPRIDILVAELSSFQLHWSEELTPDVGCVLNLAHDHIDWHGSFDAYAEAKMKALRGVAIIGIDDLEVARRAGNAIGFTLGVPAQGQVGVQDGYIIDRAFGGGVIAPIEGISPPGPAGILDALAATAMARSQGIEPTAIAEALANFQVSGHRGQVVYSADGVSYIDNSKATNPHAADAALEGHDSVVWIAGGQLKGADIRPLLEKHAHRLKAALLLGVDRHTIANELATIDPTIPVVITDSLSPNDAMRELVAAARNIVAPGDVVLLAPAAASLDMFSGMSQRGNLFAQAAAGSAE, from the coding sequence ATGTTTATCCAGGGCCATGTTTTAGTTGCTGGTGCCGGGGTTTCCGGTGCTGGTTGCGCGCGCATGTTGGTGGATTTAGGGGTGGAGGTTACGGTTGCGGATAATGATGAAACCGCACGGTTTCGCGTTGGTGAAGCCACCGGTGCCGCCACAATCGCCCCAGCTGAGGTAGATTGGGCAAATTATTCCTATGTGGTGACGTCCCCAGGTTGGCGCCCCGATACACCATTGCTTCTCGACGCCGCCGCCAACAATATCCCAGTCATCGGCGATGTGGAATTGGCGTGGCGGCTCGACCGTGATGGTGCTTTTGGAAAGCCTCATACGTGGATGGTTGTTACCGGTACAAATGGGAAAACCACTACAACCGCCATGCTTGCTGAAATGATGAAACGCGGCCCAAAAACTGCGGCTGCCGTTGGGAATATCGGTGTGGCTGTTGGAGATGCTCTTACGGCATCTCCACGGATTGATATTTTGGTGGCGGAATTGTCAAGCTTCCAATTGCATTGGTCGGAGGAACTTACGCCTGATGTTGGTTGTGTGCTCAATCTGGCCCACGATCATATTGATTGGCATGGCAGTTTTGATGCCTATGCTGAAGCGAAAATGAAGGCACTGCGTGGTGTGGCCATTATTGGTATTGATGACCTTGAAGTAGCTCGCCGGGCTGGCAATGCCATTGGTTTTACTTTGGGTGTACCAGCTCAGGGGCAAGTCGGTGTTCAGGATGGCTATATTATTGACCGCGCATTTGGGGGCGGTGTGATTGCGCCAATTGAAGGAATTTCACCCCCAGGGCCAGCAGGAATCCTTGATGCTTTAGCAGCTACGGCGATGGCGCGTTCGCAGGGGATTGAACCGACAGCCATTGCAGAAGCATTGGCGAATTTTCAGGTTTCTGGGCATCGTGGTCAAGTGGTCTATTCGGCTGATGGTGTGTCGTATATTGATAATTCCAAGGCCACGAATCCGCATGCCGCAGATGCTGCCTTGGAGGGGCATGATTCGGTGGTTTGGATTGCCGGTGGACAATTAAAAGGTGCTGATATTCGGCCGTTATTGGAAAAACATGCGCATCGCCTCAAAGCTGCCTTATTGCTCGGCGTGGATCGCCACACTATAGCAAATGAATTGGCTACAATTGATCCCACAATTCCTGTGGTGATTACTGATTCATTATCCCCAAATGATGCGATGCGCGAGTTGGTGGCAGCTGCTCGAAATATTGTCGCTCCGGGTGATGTGGTGTTGCTTGCCCCCGCTGCAGCATCGCTCGATATGTTTTCCGGTATGAGCCAGCGCGGAAATCTCTTTGCCCAAGCTGCCGCCGGGAGCGCTGAATGA
- a CDS encoding peptidoglycan glycosyltransferase FtsW codes for MTTLAEKVQEVSRDVNARPLTDYYVISIIVAALTGLGVLMVTSSSMTWSVLDGDTVWGTAIKQAAMVVVGCFAFWFALRMRPESIKRWAGALLVVSIVLLVLVLIPGIGTGREEVGSQSWIVLGPLRIQPSEIAKVAIAVWGSAMLSARKNKTPGMDQRYLKFGGVSILMVSLIVFQGDVGMALAFLVVVGFVLFFAGVNKNLILGAVAVVGVGLLVLSMSGGFRSDRFTVYFDALFGSFSDTRGRAFQSYQGFLSLADGSLTGVGLGQSRAKWFYLPEAKNDFIFAIIGEELGLWGGAIVIGLFGLLAWFGLRTAQRSQSRFQCLLAASLTAGVVAQAFINIGYVVGLVPVTGIQLPMISAGGTSAIITLGAMGLLANCARHEPEAISTMQNYGRGAWDRILRLPEPVAPNAKRIKPKEPARFGRPVTSRGGSVVERTPANRRRRR; via the coding sequence ATGACAACACTTGCGGAAAAAGTTCAAGAAGTTTCACGCGATGTAAATGCACGCCCTCTGACCGACTACTACGTTATTAGCATTATTGTTGCTGCACTTACCGGGCTTGGTGTGCTTATGGTGACTTCAAGCTCAATGACATGGTCAGTTCTTGACGGTGACACGGTTTGGGGCACAGCAATCAAACAAGCAGCCATGGTGGTTGTTGGGTGTTTTGCCTTTTGGTTCGCGCTTAGAATGCGGCCAGAATCAATTAAGCGCTGGGCGGGCGCGCTTTTGGTGGTGTCTATAGTCCTATTGGTATTGGTACTTATTCCGGGTATCGGTACCGGGCGGGAAGAAGTAGGTTCACAATCCTGGATTGTGCTTGGGCCGCTTCGCATACAACCTTCAGAGATTGCCAAAGTAGCCATTGCGGTCTGGGGTTCTGCAATGCTATCAGCACGGAAGAATAAAACTCCTGGTATGGATCAGCGCTATCTTAAGTTTGGCGGCGTGTCCATCCTTATGGTGAGTTTGATTGTTTTCCAGGGCGACGTTGGTATGGCGTTGGCGTTTTTAGTGGTCGTAGGTTTTGTTCTGTTTTTTGCGGGTGTAAATAAGAATCTTATTTTGGGAGCCGTTGCGGTTGTGGGCGTGGGGTTGCTTGTTTTAAGTATGAGCGGAGGATTCCGTTCAGACCGTTTTACTGTGTATTTTGATGCACTGTTTGGCTCTTTTTCGGATACCCGCGGGCGCGCATTTCAGTCATATCAGGGTTTTCTTTCCCTTGCTGATGGCAGCCTTACAGGAGTGGGTTTAGGTCAATCGCGCGCAAAGTGGTTCTATTTGCCGGAAGCAAAAAACGATTTTATTTTTGCAATTATTGGCGAAGAACTAGGCCTGTGGGGGGGCGCGATTGTTATTGGCCTTTTTGGGCTTTTGGCATGGTTTGGTTTACGAACCGCCCAGCGTAGCCAAAGCCGTTTTCAGTGCTTATTAGCAGCATCATTGACTGCCGGTGTAGTTGCGCAAGCTTTTATTAATATTGGGTATGTTGTTGGCTTGGTTCCTGTGACCGGCATTCAATTGCCTATGATTTCTGCGGGCGGTACCTCGGCAATTATTACTTTGGGTGCTATGGGTCTTTTGGCGAATTGTGCGCGACATGAACCTGAGGCAATTTCGACAATGCAGAATTACGGTCGAGGTGCTTGGGACAGAATACTGCGTTTACCGGAACCTGTGGCGCCAAATGCAAAGCGTATAAAGCCAAAAGAGCCTGCACGCTTCGGTCGTCCTGTTACTTCTCGTGGTGGTAGCGTCGTTGAAAGGACACCAGCGAATCGACGAAGGAGAAGGTAA
- the murC gene encoding UDP-N-acetylmuramate--L-alanine ligase, which yields MTDLSRVHLIGIGGAGMSGVAGILLSRGAVVSGSDVKDSRVLLALRSMGAHIAVGHRSENLAISGELPTTVVTSFAAIPKDNPELVAAEQAGIPIIRRSDLLAELMEGYKQILIAGTHGKTSTTSMAVVAMQAAHLDPSFAIGGQLSKAGTNAHHGSGDMFVAEADESDASLLSYRPSIAVVTNIEPDHLDFFSTPEAYFQVFDDFADRIEPGGTLIVCNEDAHAAALGERCKAKGIAVKTYGMAEHCDARISDFRPTVFGASFTVTIGDSKVEIDLQVPGKHMALNGAAALLAGVLAGGDLEELGYGLSGFTGVRRRFSFVGIITKGKYANVRIIDDYAHHPTEVAAVLEASQEKVRTLGEGRVVVVFQPHLYSRTIEFQNEFAQALSIADEVIVMDIYGAREEPVPGVDGRIIADKINAHYVAKFDEVPKRVAEIARSGDLVLTMGAGSVTMLGPEILNELR from the coding sequence ATGACTGATTTGTCTCGAGTCCACCTCATTGGGATTGGTGGCGCTGGAATGTCCGGTGTGGCTGGAATCTTGCTATCTCGCGGTGCGGTAGTGAGTGGGTCTGATGTAAAGGACTCCCGAGTACTCCTTGCACTCCGCTCAATGGGTGCTCATATTGCGGTGGGACACCGCAGTGAAAACCTCGCTATAAGTGGTGAGCTCCCAACTACAGTGGTGACTTCATTTGCGGCAATACCTAAGGACAATCCTGAGCTGGTAGCTGCAGAACAAGCCGGAATTCCAATTATCCGACGCAGCGATTTACTAGCAGAACTAATGGAAGGGTACAAGCAAATACTTATTGCGGGTACCCATGGAAAAACCTCCACAACCTCTATGGCGGTAGTTGCTATGCAAGCGGCGCACCTGGACCCGAGTTTTGCTATTGGTGGGCAGTTAAGTAAAGCTGGAACCAATGCTCACCATGGTTCGGGTGATATGTTTGTTGCTGAAGCGGATGAATCAGACGCATCCTTATTGAGCTACCGCCCTAGCATTGCCGTTGTTACAAATATCGAGCCAGATCATTTGGATTTCTTTTCCACGCCAGAAGCTTATTTTCAGGTTTTCGATGATTTTGCTGACCGAATTGAGCCTGGTGGCACACTTATTGTTTGCAATGAAGATGCCCATGCTGCGGCGCTTGGTGAGCGCTGTAAAGCAAAGGGTATTGCAGTAAAAACCTATGGCATGGCCGAACATTGTGATGCTCGAATTTCAGATTTTCGGCCAACAGTATTTGGTGCGTCTTTTACAGTCACAATCGGTGATTCAAAAGTAGAAATAGATTTACAGGTGCCTGGTAAGCATATGGCGCTCAATGGTGCCGCGGCACTGCTTGCTGGTGTCTTAGCCGGAGGGGATCTGGAAGAACTTGGCTATGGTTTAAGTGGTTTTACTGGTGTGCGGCGTCGTTTTAGTTTTGTGGGAATTATTACAAAAGGAAAGTACGCCAATGTTCGCATAATTGACGATTATGCACACCACCCCACTGAAGTTGCTGCAGTACTTGAGGCATCTCAGGAAAAAGTGCGCACTTTGGGTGAGGGGAGAGTGGTTGTGGTTTTCCAGCCTCATCTATATTCGCGAACCATTGAATTTCAAAATGAATTCGCTCAAGCGCTTTCCATTGCTGATGAAGTTATTGTCATGGATATTTACGGTGCACGCGAAGAACCAGTACCCGGAGTTGATGGCCGCATTATCGCCGATAAAATCAATGCGCACTATGTAGCTAAGTTTGATGAAGTTCCAAAACGTGTCGCGGAAATCGCAAGATCTGGGGATCTTGTGCTTACAATGGGCGCTGGAAGTGTGACAATGCTCGGACCAGAAATACTTAACGAACTCAGGTGA